The stretch of DNA CCTTCTCCGACTCCGGCAAAGCGTCGGGGCCGACGAGCTGCACGATCTCCTGCAGCTCGACCTCCTTCTGGAGGATGAACATCGCGCGGTCGCGCGAGGCCTGCCAGTCGAAGGCGACCTCGCCCTCGAACCAGCCTTTGACCTGCGCCAGGTAGAGCGTGTAAGAGCGCGTCCAGGATATCGCCGGGAAATGGCGTCGGTGCGCGAGCCCCGTGTCGAGCGCCCAGAACGCGCCCGTGACGCGCAGCGAGTTCTGCGTCATCGGCTCCGAGAAGTCGCCGCCCGCGGGAGAGACTGCGCCGACCATCGTGACCGAGCCGACCCTGCCGTCACCGCCGAGGGCCTCGACGCGACCGCTCCTCTCGTAGAAGGCGGCAAGCCGCGTGGCGAGGTAGGCAGGATAGCCCTCTTCGCCCGGCATCTCCTCGAGGCGTCCGGAGACCTCACGCAGCGCCTCGCCCCACCTCGACGTCGAATCGGCCATCATGGCGACGTTGTAGCCCTGGTCGCGGTAGTACTCTGCGAGGGTGACGCCCGTGTAGATCGATGCCTCGCGCGCTGCGACCGGCATGTTCGACGTGTTCGCGACGAGCACGGTGCGGTCCATGAGTTTCGCGCCCGTGCGCGGGTCGTCGAGTTCGGGGAACTCGGCGAGGACCTCCGTCATCTCGTTGCCGCGCTCGCCGCAGCCGATGTAGACGATGATGTCGACATCGGCCCACTTGGCGAGCGACTGCTCGGTGACCGTCTTCCCGGTGCCGAAACCGCCAGGGATGATCGCGTTGCCGCCCTGGGCGATCGGGAAGAACGTGTCGAGGATGCGCATCCCGGTGATGAAAGGCGTGGACGGGTCGAGCTTGCGCGTGTACGGACGGCCCTGGCGGACCGGCCAGCGCTGGTGCATCCGCACCTCCTGCCCGCCCTCGAGTGTCACGACGACGTCCTGCACGGTGTAGTCGCCCTCGGCCACGACCTTCGCGACCTTGCCGGCCATTCCGGGAGGCACCATGATGCGGTGCTCGATAGTCGTGCTCTCCTGGACCGTCCCGACGATGGTGCCGGCGACGACCTCCTGCCCGGCTTTCACCCGGGGGGTGAAACGCCAGCGCTTCTCTTGGTCGAGCGCGTCCGCCACCGTGCCGCGGCTGATGAAGTCGCCATGGTCGCGGGCGATCACGGGCAGCGGACGCTGCACGCCGTCGTAGATCGACGAGAGAAGCCCCGGACCGAGGTCGACCATGAGCGGCCCTTCCGTGGACTCGACCGGCTCGCCGACCTTGAGCCCGGCCGTGTCCTCGTAGACCTGGATGGTGGCCTTGTCCGCCTCGAGACGGATGACCTCCCCCATGAGCCCGACGCCGCCGACGCGCACGACGTCGTACATCTTCGCACCGGTCATGCCTTCGGCGACGACGACCGGGCCGGTGATCTTCGCGATAGTTCCCCGTATCATGCGGTCCCCCGCTTCAGTGTGATGTCGAACCCCACCGCTCGACGGATGAGCCGCGCCAGGTAGGCGCGATGGGCGTCTCCGGTCTCGAGCTTCTCCCGGATGGGAAGCGAGATGACGATCGGCCGGTAGATACTGTCGATCTTCTTCTGCAGCCGATCGTCGATGGTGCGCAGGAGCGCCTCGTTCACCGCGACGATCCCGCTCGCGTCATCGTCGACGAGAGCCGCGATCTTCGCGCGGGCCTCCTGTGGGGTGCTCGCCGACTCCACGTCGACGCCCGCGAGACGGAATCCGTCCGCGGTGTCGGGGTCGGTGAGTACGACGAGCCTATACAAGGATCAACTCCTCCTTCATGCGCTTCTCGGTCATGCCAGAAGCGATGCCGCGGATGACGATGCGCAGGTTCGTGACCTCGTTCTGCTTCGCCCACAGGTACGAGATGAGGACCCCGACGCCGAGCGCGTCCCCGGTCCCGACGGCAAGCGCCTTGCGCATGAGGTGGTCTTCGAGCGCTCGCTCGAGCGTGGAGATCGTCCCGTGCTCGGCGTAAGTCTTGACGGCTTCGACGAGCACGCGCTCGTAAGGTGTGCGCGCCAGCCGCGCGAGCACCTCGTCGATGTCTGACATCTGGACGAGGTCCGCGAACAGACGCTCGGTGACGTGGAGACCTCCCGGAAGGAAGAACCTCTTCGCCTCCTCGCTGCGCATGTCCGCCTTCTGCACTCGGAAGACGGTCACGAGATCGACCGCGTCGATCTGGACGGCGAGGATGCGCCGTGCCGTGGCGTAGTTGTGCCCCTTGCCGGCCAGACGCTTGGTCGCCCACTTGGAGTAGAAGCGGTCGAGCGCGAGTTCCAGGACCGCGAGGTCGCTGGTCCGGACGTACTCCACGATCGACTCGTTGAGGGCATGCGCGTAGTCGACGTCCCAGATGACGAGGGTGTCGACGACGTCGCGAACGTCGCGTCGGTGAGCGAGCTCCCTCAGCTCGATAGCGGACATGGCGCCGGCGGCGATGAGGCTCTCCTCTATCTCCTCCGGCGCGAGCCCCATGTGGACACCGCGCAGAACGGTCTTGATGTTGAGCAGGTCCCACTTCCCGAGCAGCGTCCCAAGTATCGTGCGGGCCTCGGCGCTCACGAAATCGAGCACCTTCCGGTACGTCCGCACCATGTTCTCCTTGAACGCCTCGTCGATCGAGGACGGCTTCACGCCGCCCTCCAGCAGCGCCTCATCGATGTCGGGACCGTAGTCCGTGGGAGCGAGGAGCTCGACTGCGTCCCCGAGGTCCCAGCACTTCATGACCTGTTCGAACGTATCCGACGTGATCATGCGCGAGCGCATGCCGCGGACGCGCGCGTTCCCATACCCGTAGCTGCTCGAGATCGGCCGACGCTGACGGTGTCTCGTCACCGCGTGCGTCATGAGAAGAGAGCCTTCGCGATCGCGGTCCGAGCTTCGTGCCGCACGCGATCGAGACGGTCCTCGAGCATGTTGCTGTGGCTGATGCGGCCACCGGTCGCGACGATGACGACGCCGCCGGCCGTGTCGATCGGCTCGCCGAGCACGTAGCCCTTCCCTGCCCCCGCGATCGCCTTCCCCGCGAGAGCCTGGTCCTTGACGTCGACCCGGACCTCGCCGGCGTCACCGCACACCGCGGCGGTCTCGGAGAACAGCCTCTCGAACAGCTTCGCGTAGTCTCCACCGGCGCGCACATCACCGAGGCGCTGCTCGACCGATCCGAGCACCTCCTCGATGGCGCGTTCGCGCGCCGACGCCATCTCACGCTTGGCTGAGAGACGGGCGGCGTTCAGGACACGCCCCGCGCGGTCCCGGCCGGCTGCCTCGGCGGCCTGCATTCCCGCCGCGGTCAAGCGATCGGCCTCTTCTCGCGCCTCGAGCTCGATCTTCTCGGCCTGCTCGCGCGCCTTGGCGAGGACGGCCTCGCTCTCGCTCTCGGCCTGCTCGTCGAGGATCCGCAGGATGTCTTCGAGTGCCATGTTCGACCCCTAGTCGTCCGCGCCGGCTTCCGGCGCGTGTCGGTCACGCCTGAAGGATGAGGAACGCCACGACCATGCCGAGCAGCGCGATGATCTCGGGCAGCGCCTGAAGGACGATGATGTACGTCGCCACTTCCGGACGCTCGGCGAGCGTGCCGGCACCTGCGGAGCCGATGTTCGCCTGCGCGTAGCCGGCGCCGATGCCCGAAAGACCCATGGCGAGTCCAGCGCCGAGGGCCTTCCCGAGTACGGCCATGCCGACCACAGCCGCCTTGGCGGGCTCCTCGGCCGCGAGGGCCACCGCCGGGGTGAACAGGACCGTCAGGAACGTCGTGCCGTAAGCGATGCGTGCGAGCTTGCTCTTGTCCATGCCTCCTCCTAACTCCCTACTTTGTGGAACGGCCGGTATTGCTGTGCCCCCGACTCGTAGAACTTCCCGAAGAACTCGTAGAAGTTGAGGCGGAGCGCGTGAATGTTGGGGCTGAACGCCGCGATGGCGAAGTTGAGGCTGTGGAGCAGGATGCCTACCATGACGCCGATGACCGGCCCCACCTTGAGCGCGATCTCGTTCGCGATGTCCGCGAAGATCGCCCCGGACAGGCCGACAGCCATGATACGGATGTAGCTGGCCACGTGCGAGAACTGCGAGATGGACTCGACGGCGCCCGCAACACCCCCGCCACGGACGGTGAAGAACATGCCGACGAAGATGCCGGCTGCGACCAACGCCTGCAACGGGATGCTCCACGGGCCGAGACTCTCCCCTACCACCGGGATCGCCGCGAGCACTATCAGCAGCGGGACGAAGATGAGAACGGCGAGCATCCCGCCGCGCTCCTCGACGTGCTTCATGTGGCGGGTCCTGAAGCCGTTCACGATGCCGAGCACGAGGCCGAGGATGACCTGAATGGCGCCGACACCGATCGCGATGCCCATGAAGGTGGTGACGAGCTCGGTCCGCACGAAGGGCAGCTGGACCCCGCCCACATGGATCTCGCGGATCCAGCCCAGGTGCTCGCTGAGGATGTTCCCAAAGAACTCGCCGTAGACGAAACCGAACACGATGGCCATCGACGCCGCCGGTCCGAGGACCGCCGTGGCCACCTGTACGCCCTTGTTGTCCTTGAACTTGATGCGCACGAACAAGATGGTGGCGAGCATGATGAGCCCGTAGCCGATGTCGCCGACGATCATGCCGAAGAAGAGCGGGTAGAACAGGAAGATCATCCACGATGGATCGAACGTGCCGTATCGCGGGCTGCCCAAGATGCTGAGCAGGCTCGAGAACGGTGCGACCGCGCCCGTGTTGCGCAGCGCGACCGGTGTCTCCTCGTAGTCGTCCCGCGTGATCCGCTTGCGCTCGATCACGACCGCGTCCCCGACCTTCTCGTGCAGCGCGGCCTCGAGCTTGGCCACCTCTGGCTCGGGCACCCAGCCGGTGACCACGAACGCGTACTCGGTCCGGCTGAACTTGGGGATAACGACGATCTCGTCGAGACGGTCGGTGAGGACCTCGCGCACGGCGCTCATCCTCGAGTACCAGCCGGCGGCGACGCGCGAGAGGCCGCGCTTGATCTGCGAGAGGCGACCTGGGAGAAGATGAAGCCTCTCCGTGATCGTCGCGAACGCCTCTTCGAACGGCATGTCCTTGAGCTCCGAGGGGAGCCTGATCTGGTTGACGTTCTCCATCGCGAGGAACTTGTGGACGTCCTCGCTGTACCTGCGGTCGAAGACGAGGATGGCGACCGTGGTCTCCTCCTCGACATCGGCGGTGAGCACCTCGCACGAGTTGTGCGTCATACGCTCGACCTCCGAGCGGATGTGACGCAGCGCCGCCCGATAACGGCTCTCGAAGAGCAGGGCGATCGACTCGTAGTTCTCGGCGGTGACGACCTCGCGCACGAGAGGCTCGATCTTCTTGAGGATCGGCTTGTACCTGGCGAGGAGTTCCAGCTCGCTCTCGATGGATGTCCGATCGCCGACGAGGTCGGATGTCTCCTTCTCGACCCGGGCGAGCGTCGCGCCGACCTCCTTGATGAGAGCGGCGTTGTCGAGACCGTTCAGGCGCTCGTACTCGCGAAGCCTGTCGTCTTCGATGACCGCACCCGCCTCGTCGACGAGTGAAGCTAGGACGGCACGGGACCTGACCATCAGGTCCTGCAGGTCCTCCCGGTCGGCCTCTTGGTTCGCAAGGATGTCCACGTGCTCTAGCGGCAGCGGCTCCCTCAGCAGGCGCCGCGCCGGGTCCTCGATGTGCAGGACCCCGATCTCGTGAAGAAGACCCACCACCTCGGTCATCCTGTTCTGCGGACCGATTATCTCGACCTTGGCCATCTCGACGAGCATGGCCGCCCCCCTTCGGTCGCCCCGCGCATAGGCGCGGGACTCTAGCTACCGACCACCATCTTCACGACGGTGTCGACGGCGCTACCGGCACGCGCTGCTGATGCCGAGCGTATGCGCTCGACGTCCGCTTTGGTGGACTCCATGAGTTTGGCCTCTTCGACACACGCCGAGGCGACGACCGCCTCTTCGCGGCGTTTGGCGGCCTCTTCGGCCGCGACGCGGGCCTGTTCGATGATCTCCGCGGCTCGAGCACGCGCGTCGGAGACGATGACATCCGCCTCCGCACGAGCATCTTCGAGCCGGTGTCCGATAGCGACCTCGCGCTCGTGGATGACCGCGAGCGGCGAATCGCCGGAAGAGATCCTTGCGACCGGGCCGTGCTTCGCCTCCATGCCTCCCCCTTCCCCGTGGGGGACGACCCGAAGCCGAGGGTCCGGCGCGATCGCCGGTCATACCTCCGGGCGACGGTGGGTCGTCGGGCCGTTCGGGCGCGCCGCACGAGCGGCAGGCCGGCGCTCTTTGCAGGTCTCTATTGCGGTGTGGCCACGCCTCGGGCAGCCATTCCCCGCGTCAACGGTACAGGCGCTCCATCCTCAATCCGAAGGAACATGCTATCTCATAGTTGATAGTTCCGCTCGCGGAGGCCAGTTCCTCTAAAGGTATCCTGGTCGATCCTCCGCCGCCCACGATGACGGCCTCGTCCCCCACGGACACGTCGAGCCCCCGCGGCACCTCGACCATGAGCTGGTCCATGCACACGCGACCGACCTGTCGGCACGGCTTCCCCGCTATGAGCACGCGCATCGCGTTGGAGGCCGCTCGATGGACTCCGTCCGCATACCCGAGCGGCAGGGTGGCGATCGTCGTGGGCCCCGCCGCCCTGTACGTCAGCCCGTAGCTGACTCCTTCTCCGAGCGCAAGGCGTCGCACCCGTGTGACGAGCGCCTTCACCGACATCGCCGGCTCCAGGTCCACGCGGCCTTCCGTCGCGGGAGCAGGATGCAGACCGTAGATCGCGATCCCGCACCGGACCATCGCGTAGTGCGTCGCGGGATGCAGGATGGTCGCCGGACTGTTCGCGGCGTGGACGATGCCGGGGTCGATGCCGCGGTCGCGCATCGCAGCGAGCGCACCCTCGAAGCGCTCGACCTGCCTGTCGAAGTCCCAGTCGCCGGGGACGTCCGCCGTGGCGAAGTGAGTGTAGACGCCCTCCATGGAGATCCCCGGGACTCCCCTGAGGGCATCCGCCGCCTCGGCGGCCTCCTCGGCGGGGACTCCGATGCGGTTCATGCCGGTCTCCACCTTCAGATGGAAGCGCGCGGTCACGCCGCCGGCCACGGCGGCGGATGCGAGGGCCTTCGCGAACGTCCCCGAGAAGACCGTCGGCACGATCTCGTGCTCGACGATGACGGGCGCGGACTCGACCGGGGGTTCGGAGAGGAGGTGTATCGGCGCGGTCACGCCCGACTCCCGAAGTCGCAGGGCCTCGGCGACCGTCGCGACGCCGAACCGGTGAGCGCCTCCGCGCGTGGCAGCGACCGCCACGCGCTCGAGACCATGCCCATAGGCGTCGGCTTTCACCACCGCCATGAACCTGGTCTTCGGTCCGGTGAGCCTTCGAAGCGCGCGCACGTTCCGCTCGACGGCTCCCAGGTCGACCTCGACCCAGGCTCCACGGGGCGTCTGGAGACCGGACACGCTCACTCCTCGGCGGCCAGTGCGCGGACTATGTCGGACTTGCTCACGATCCCCACGAGCTTGCCGTCCTCGAGCACGGGCAGCCGACTCGCGTCCTTCTCGACCATGAGTGTCGCGATGTCGCCGATGGTCGCGTCGGCGTCCACCGTGACAGGATCCGCGGTCATCACGTCGGCGACGCTCGCGGCGACCGCCTTCCTGAGTTCCTCCTCGAACCTGCGAGTCGACGGAGGGTAGAGGATGAAACCGTCGAGGAGATGGAAGTAGGTCGGGTACTCGACCTTCACCTCCTGCATGATGAGATCGCCTTCGGTGACGAGACCGACGAGCCGCTCCCCTTCGACGACGGGAAGGGCGCCCACGCCCTTCTCGACCATGAGCTTCGCGGCCTCCTTGACGGAAAGGCCGGGCGCCACGGTCACGGGACCCGGGGTCATGATGTCTCGCGCCACGCGGTCAGCCATGTGCGCCTCCTGTTGCCGGCTCGGAACGTTCAAGGGTCTCGGCGACGGCGCCGGGCAGATGCAGCGGGACGTCCTCCGCCGTCATGCAGGTCTGGGTGCAAGCGCCGGCCGCAAGGTCTCCGGCGCGGCCATGCAGATACGCCGCAAGCGCTCCCGCCTCGAGGGCGGGCAGTCCTTGTGCCAGTAGCGTCCCCATCATGCCGGCGAGTACGTCGCCCGTGCCCCCCGTCGCTAGCCCGGGGTTTCCCGCGAGCGTGACGACCTGCCTGCCCTCTCCGGCGACGATCGTTCGTGCCCCCTTGAGGACGCAGACGGTCTCCGCGACGGCGAGCCTACCCGCCCAGGATACCCTATCGGCCTGCACTTCCCGGACCTCGACGCCGAGCAGCGACGCCAACTCGCCAGGGTGCGGGGTCAGTACCGTCCGGAACTCGCGCCCGGAGAGCGCGGAGAGGTCGGCCGCGAGAGCGACGAGGGCATCGGCGTCCACCACGAGCGGCACCGAAAGCTCCCGAACGAGACGCCGCGCGACCTCCGCCGTCTCGGGGTGACGCGACATCCCAGGCCCGAGCACGACCGCGTCCGCGCGCTCGGCGAGGGCGGCGATCCTCTCGACCGCCCCGGTCGCGATCGAACGGGTGTCGGTCTCCGGAAGCCCGACGACGACCGCAGGGACGACGCCGGCGTCCACGATGTCGGCGACGGAGACAGGCACGGCCGCGGTCACGTATCCCGCGCCCATGCGTAGGGCCCCGACGCACGCGAGCCGCACGGCGCCCGTCATGCCCGCGCTGCCGCCGACGACCAGCACGCGCCCACGGGAACCCTTGTGAGCGTCGAGTCCCGCGAGCGGGATCAGCTCGCGATAGTCCCCTCGGTCCCAGACCTCAAGCGTCCCGACCTCGTCGACCAGGTCGCCGGGGACACCGATGTCGACGACGACCACCTCGCCGGCGAAGAACGCCCCCGGGAGCAGGAGCAGGCCCGTCTTCGGAGCAGAGAAGCATACCGTGCGGGCGGCGATCACCGCCGGACCCGGAGTCGCTCCGGTCGTCGCGTCGACGCCCGAAGGTACGTCCACCGCGAGGATCGGCGCGGCTACGTCCGACATGACCGCGATCGCAGCCGCGTACGGATCGCGCGGGACGCCGGTGAAGCCGACCCCGAACAGTGCATCCACCACGCAAGCAGCCGACCTGAGCTCGAGGAGGAGTTCCTCCGCCGACTGTGGTGCGGTCCAGTCGACGCCGCCGCGTATCGCGGCCTCCGCAGCCTCGCCGGCCGGTCGCGGAAGGTCGTCCGGCAGCCCGAACGCGAGAACACGCACTTCGCGACCGGCCGCGTGGAGGCGCGCCGCGGCGGCCCATCCGTCGCCGCCGTTGTTCCCCTTCCCGGTGACGAGGACGATGCGCCCCTCCGGCGCGAGACCGGCGGCCTCGACCGCCACGGCCTCGCCCGCGCGGGCCATCAGCGCCGAGAGGGTCACGCCGCGCTCCTCGACAGCGCGCCGCTCGAGTGCGAGTGACTCGATGCCCGTAAGCGCATGGATCACTTCTGTCCCCTTCCGCTCGACGGACCCTAGCGACCCTCGACGTCCTCCTCGGGTTCATCCCCTACCTCGTCGAGCACCGAGCGCATCTCCTTGAAGGTCGCGGCGATGCGCTCCTGAGGGCTCAACGCTCCGGGCGTAGGCCCCTCGGGATCCGCCGCGATGGCGACGGCAGACGCGACCGCGTTCGTGTGCGTGTACGAGAGCGACACGTGCAGCTCGACGACGCCCGCTTCCGCGGCGACCGCGGCCGCGCGTCCGCTCAGCCGCGGCGTCGGACGGCCCGTCCGGTCGCGCACCACCTCGACGTCCCTGAAGCGCATGCCGGCGAAGCCGGTGCCGAGCGCTTTCAGCACTGCCTCCTTCGCGGCGAACCGTAGCGCGTAGTGCACCGCGGGACGGTTGCGCGAATCGCAGTAAGCGCGCTCCTCTTCGGAGAAGCACCGCTCCCTCATGCGCGGATGGCGCTCGAGAGCGACACGCATCCGCTCGATCTCGACGATGTCGACGCCCAGGCCGGCGATCACGGTCACTCCACCGTCACGGACTTCGCGAGGTTGCGCGGCTGGTCGACGTCGCAGCCCCGGAACTTGGCGATGTGGTAGGCGAGCAGCTGCAGAGGAACGACGGCCGGGATCGCCATGAGCTCCTCGGTAGCCGCGGGGACGCGGAGCACGTGCTCGGCGTGGTCTTCGATCGAATCGTCCTCCTCGGCGGCGACCGCGATGACCTCGGCGCCGCGCGCGCGGACCTCCTGGATGTTGCTCACGACCTTCTCGTACGTGCGGCTCGGCGTCGCGACGACCACGACCGGGACATCGGGGGTGATGAGCGCGATAGGCCCGTGCTTCATCTCGCCCGCCGGGTAGGCCTCCGCGTGGATGTAGCTGATCTCCTTCAGCTTGAGAGCTCCCTCCATCGCGATGGGGACGCCGAGACCGCGACCGAGGAAGAGCGAGGAGTAGCGGTCCTTGTACACAGCCGCACACTCGCGCACAGCGTGCTGGTCGGAGAGGATGCGCTCGATGAGGGCGGGCGTGCCCGACAGCTCCGTCCACACGTCGGCCACCCGCGAGCGACTCATCGCACCCTTCGCCTGCGCCAGGTAGAGTGCGAGGACGTAGACCGCCGCGAGCTGGGCCGTGAAGGTCTTCGTCGCGGCCACACCGATCTCCGGGCCGGCATGCGTGTAGATCACGCCGTCGGACTCGCGCGTGACCCTGCTCCCGACGACGTTCGTGATGGCGAGGACCCTGGCCCCGCGGGCACGGGCCTCGCGGATGCCCGCGAGCGTGTCGGCCGTCTCGCCCGACTGGGTGATCGCGACGACCAGCGTGTGGTCGTCGACGATCGGGTCGCCGTAACGGAACTCGCTCGAGACCTCGACCTCGACGGGGAGGCGCGCCCATGTCTCGATCAGCGACTTCCCGACCAGGCCCGCGTGGTACGAGGTGCCGCAAGCGATCACGAAGACGCGCTCGATCGCCCGCACCTCCTCGTCACTCATCGCGAGCTCGCTCAACATGACGCGGCCGTCCTCACCCATGCGGCCGCGCAGGGTCTCGCGAACCGCGGTGGGCTGCTCGTGGATCTCCTTGAGCATGAAATCCTCGAAGCCACCCTTCTCGGCAGCGTCCAGGTCCCATGCGACATGGATGCGTTCGGGCTCGACGGCCCTCCCCTCGCGGTCCGTGACGACGACGGAGTCCGCGGTCACCGAGGCGACCTCCCCGTCCTCGAGGACGAGGACCTCACGGGTGTGCTCGAGGACGGCGGGGATGTCGCTCGCGACGATGTTCTCCCCGCTCCCGGTGCCGACGATCAGCGGCGAGTCCCGCCGCGCCGCCACGATGAGGCCGGGGTGATCGGCGTGCACCACCGCGAGTGCGTACGAACCGTCGAGCCTTGCGGTCGCGGCACGGACGGCCCCGGCGAGGTCTCCGGTGTAGAGAGACTCGACAAGGTGCGCGATCGTCTCGGTGTCCGTCTCGGAGACATGATGGTGCCCGGCCGCCTCCAGTTCGTGGCGCAGCTCGAGGTAGTTCTCGATGATCCCGTTGTGCACGAGCGCGAGACGACCCGTGCAGTCCCGATGCGGGTGAGCGTTGACCTCGCTCGGGCATCCGTGCGTGGCCCAGCGTGTGTGCCCGATCCCTACCGAACCCTCGATCGGAGACGCCTCCACCGCAGCCCTCAGCGAGACGAGCTTGCCCAGGCGCCGCATGACGACGAAGTCGCCGTCTCGGCCGATGACCGCAAGCCCGGTCGAGTCGTACCCGCGGTACTCCAGCCGAGCGAGTCCGCCGATCAGGATGTCGGTCGCTCTTCTGGGCCCGACGTACCCGACGATGC from Coriobacteriia bacterium encodes:
- a CDS encoding V-type ATP synthase subunit A, whose translation is MIRGTIAKITGPVVVAEGMTGAKMYDVVRVGGVGLMGEVIRLEADKATIQVYEDTAGLKVGEPVESTEGPLMVDLGPGLLSSIYDGVQRPLPVIARDHGDFISRGTVADALDQEKRWRFTPRVKAGQEVVAGTIVGTVQESTTIEHRIMVPPGMAGKVAKVVAEGDYTVQDVVVTLEGGQEVRMHQRWPVRQGRPYTRKLDPSTPFITGMRILDTFFPIAQGGNAIIPGGFGTGKTVTEQSLAKWADVDIIVYIGCGERGNEMTEVLAEFPELDDPRTGAKLMDRTVLVANTSNMPVAAREASIYTGVTLAEYYRDQGYNVAMMADSTSRWGEALREVSGRLEEMPGEEGYPAYLATRLAAFYERSGRVEALGGDGRVGSVTMVGAVSPAGGDFSEPMTQNSLRVTGAFWALDTGLAHRRHFPAISWTRSYTLYLAQVKGWFEGEVAFDWQASRDRAMFILQKEVELQEIVQLVGPDALPESEKVVMEIARMLREDFLQQFAFDEVDAFCPPKKQYWMLKAILAFYDAAVAALQRGVALSQVLELPLKDEIAGMKSIGHDASLEVIPELCARIGADIAGIEVQ
- a CDS encoding holo-ACP synthase, with translation MIAGLGVDIVEIERMRVALERHPRMRERCFSEEERAYCDSRNRPAVHYALRFAAKEAVLKALGTGFAGMRFRDVEVVRDRTGRPTPRLSGRAAAVAAEAGVVELHVSLSYTHTNAVASAVAIAADPEGPTPGALSPQERIAATFKEMRSVLDEVGDEPEEDVEGR
- the alr gene encoding alanine racemase yields the protein MSGLQTPRGAWVEVDLGAVERNVRALRRLTGPKTRFMAVVKADAYGHGLERVAVAATRGGAHRFGVATVAEALRLRESGVTAPIHLLSEPPVESAPVIVEHEIVPTVFSGTFAKALASAAVAGGVTARFHLKVETGMNRIGVPAEEAAEAADALRGVPGISMEGVYTHFATADVPGDWDFDRQVERFEGALAAMRDRGIDPGIVHAANSPATILHPATHYAMVRCGIAIYGLHPAPATEGRVDLEPAMSVKALVTRVRRLALGEGVSYGLTYRAAGPTTIATLPLGYADGVHRAASNAMRVLIAGKPCRQVGRVCMDQLMVEVPRGLDVSVGDEAVIVGGGGSTRIPLEELASASGTINYEIACSFGLRMERLYR
- a CDS encoding V-type ATPase 116kDa subunit family protein, encoding MLVEMAKVEIIGPQNRMTEVVGLLHEIGVLHIEDPARRLLREPLPLEHVDILANQEADREDLQDLMVRSRAVLASLVDEAGAVIEDDRLREYERLNGLDNAALIKEVGATLARVEKETSDLVGDRTSIESELELLARYKPILKKIEPLVREVVTAENYESIALLFESRYRAALRHIRSEVERMTHNSCEVLTADVEEETTVAILVFDRRYSEDVHKFLAMENVNQIRLPSELKDMPFEEAFATITERLHLLPGRLSQIKRGLSRVAAGWYSRMSAVREVLTDRLDEIVVIPKFSRTEYAFVVTGWVPEPEVAKLEAALHEKVGDAVVIERKRITRDDYEETPVALRNTGAVAPFSSLLSILGSPRYGTFDPSWMIFLFYPLFFGMIVGDIGYGLIMLATILFVRIKFKDNKGVQVATAVLGPAASMAIVFGFVYGEFFGNILSEHLGWIREIHVGGVQLPFVRTELVTTFMGIAIGVGAIQVILGLVLGIVNGFRTRHMKHVEERGGMLAVLIFVPLLIVLAAIPVVGESLGPWSIPLQALVAAGIFVGMFFTVRGGGVAGAVESISQFSHVASYIRIMAVGLSGAIFADIANEIALKVGPVIGVMVGILLHSLNFAIAAFSPNIHALRLNFYEFFGKFYESGAQQYRPFHKVGS
- a CDS encoding V-type ATPase subunit, producing the protein MTHAVTRHRQRRPISSSYGYGNARVRGMRSRMITSDTFEQVMKCWDLGDAVELLAPTDYGPDIDEALLEGGVKPSSIDEAFKENMVRTYRKVLDFVSAEARTILGTLLGKWDLLNIKTVLRGVHMGLAPEEIEESLIAAGAMSAIELRELAHRRDVRDVVDTLVIWDVDYAHALNESIVEYVRTSDLAVLELALDRFYSKWATKRLAGKGHNYATARRILAVQIDAVDLVTVFRVQKADMRSEEAKRFFLPGGLHVTERLFADLVQMSDIDEVLARLARTPYERVLVEAVKTYAEHGTISTLERALEDHLMRKALAVGTGDALGVGVLISYLWAKQNEVTNLRIVIRGIASGMTEKRMKEELILV
- a CDS encoding CBS domain-containing protein — protein: MADRVARDIMTPGPVTVAPGLSVKEAAKLMVEKGVGALPVVEGERLVGLVTEGDLIMQEVKVEYPTYFHLLDGFILYPPSTRRFEEELRKAVAASVADVMTADPVTVDADATIGDIATLMVEKDASRLPVLEDGKLVGIVSKSDIVRALAAEE
- a CDS encoding NAD(P)H-hydrate dehydratase, with the translated sequence MIHALTGIESLALERRAVEERGVTLSALMARAGEAVAVEAAGLAPEGRIVLVTGKGNNGGDGWAAAARLHAAGREVRVLAFGLPDDLPRPAGEAAEAAIRGGVDWTAPQSAEELLLELRSAACVVDALFGVGFTGVPRDPYAAAIAVMSDVAAPILAVDVPSGVDATTGATPGPAVIAARTVCFSAPKTGLLLLPGAFFAGEVVVVDIGVPGDLVDEVGTLEVWDRGDYRELIPLAGLDAHKGSRGRVLVVGGSAGMTGAVRLACVGALRMGAGYVTAAVPVSVADIVDAGVVPAVVVGLPETDTRSIATGAVERIAALAERADAVVLGPGMSRHPETAEVARRLVRELSVPLVVDADALVALAADLSALSGREFRTVLTPHPGELASLLGVEVREVQADRVSWAGRLAVAETVCVLKGARTIVAGEGRQVVTLAGNPGLATGGTGDVLAGMMGTLLAQGLPALEAGALAAYLHGRAGDLAAGACTQTCMTAEDVPLHLPGAVAETLERSEPATGGAHG
- a CDS encoding V-type ATP synthase subunit E, with protein sequence MALEDILRILDEQAESESEAVLAKAREQAEKIELEAREEADRLTAAGMQAAEAAGRDRAGRVLNAARLSAKREMASARERAIEEVLGSVEQRLGDVRAGGDYAKLFERLFSETAAVCGDAGEVRVDVKDQALAGKAIAGAGKGYVLGEPIDTAGGVVIVATGGRISHSNMLEDRLDRVRHEARTAIAKALFS
- a CDS encoding V-type ATP synthase subunit F, producing MYRLVVLTDPDTADGFRLAGVDVESASTPQEARAKIAALVDDDASGIVAVNEALLRTIDDRLQKKIDSIYRPIVISLPIREKLETGDAHRAYLARLIRRAVGFDITLKRGTA
- a CDS encoding V-type ATPase subunit subunit G family protein; amino-acid sequence: MEAKHGPVARISSGDSPLAVIHEREVAIGHRLEDARAEADVIVSDARARAAEIIEQARVAAEEAAKRREEAVVASACVEEAKLMESTKADVERIRSASAARAGSAVDTVVKMVVGS